A stretch of the Poseidonibacter parvus genome encodes the following:
- the zwf gene encoding glucose-6-phosphate dehydrogenase, translating into MNEIKKPTDIIIFGAYGDLSFRKLIPALYHLFSDGYLEEESRIISVSRQKLSRKEHIKLTKEKLSEFIEKESFSNEVFDKFKEIIHSVYVDFADNDSYKDLKKILDESSNEDRVSYLSTSPNFFGDICKSLSHWELIKPTSRVVLEKPIGKDLESAREINNEVLKYFNENQIYRIDHYLGKNTVQNILALRFANRIIMPLWDATNIDHIQITVAESVGVEGRAGYYDQYGAMRDMIQNHLMQLLCLVAMEPPCSLDANSIRDEKVKVLRSLRPITRENVAANTVRAQYSNGSINGQPVPGYLDNKDIEESLTETFAALRVDIDNWRWNGVPFYIRSGKRMEKRNSEIVIQFKDVPYSIFQNNGEPVSSNKLVITLQPEESITLSLINKVPELSENMRLEEVDLELISPSSTKRKNEAYERLLLDVVRSNPTLFMRLDEVESAWKWVDSILEAWEDNIVPMKKYAAGTNGPSAGVQLIAKDGRDWHED; encoded by the coding sequence ATGAATGAAATAAAAAAACCAACAGATATTATAATTTTTGGAGCATATGGTGATCTTTCTTTTAGAAAACTAATACCAGCTTTATACCATCTTTTTAGCGATGGTTACTTAGAAGAAGAAAGTAGAATCATCTCCGTATCAAGACAAAAGTTAAGTAGAAAAGAACATATAAAATTAACAAAAGAAAAACTATCAGAATTTATAGAAAAAGAATCATTTAGTAATGAAGTTTTTGATAAATTTAAAGAAATAATACATTCAGTATATGTGGACTTTGCAGATAATGACAGTTATAAAGATTTAAAAAAGATACTAGATGAAAGCTCAAATGAAGATAGAGTTAGTTACTTATCAACATCACCAAACTTTTTTGGGGATATATGTAAGTCTTTAAGCCATTGGGAACTAATAAAACCAACATCTAGAGTTGTTTTAGAAAAACCAATTGGAAAAGACTTAGAATCTGCAAGAGAAATTAATAATGAAGTATTAAAATATTTTAACGAAAATCAAATTTATAGAATTGACCATTATTTAGGAAAAAACACAGTACAAAATATTTTAGCCTTGCGTTTTGCAAATAGAATTATTATGCCTCTTTGGGATGCTACTAATATTGACCATATTCAAATTACTGTTGCTGAAAGTGTTGGTGTTGAGGGTCGTGCTGGTTATTATGACCAATATGGCGCTATGAGAGATATGATTCAAAATCATTTAATGCAGTTACTTTGTTTAGTTGCAATGGAGCCACCTTGTTCACTTGATGCAAATAGTATCAGAGATGAAAAAGTAAAAGTTTTAAGATCCTTAAGACCAATCACAAGAGAAAATGTAGCTGCTAATACAGTTCGTGCACAATACTCAAATGGTTCAATAAATGGTCAACCCGTTCCTGGATATCTAGATAATAAAGATATTGAAGAAAGTCTAACAGAAACATTTGCAGCTTTAAGAGTTGATATTGATAACTGGAGATGGAATGGAGTTCCATTTTATATTAGAAGTGGAAAAAGAATGGAAAAAAGAAACTCTGAGATTGTAATACAATTTAAGGATGTTCCTTATTCTATTTTCCAAAATAATGGTGAACCTGTTTCTTCTAATAAGCTTGTTATTACGCTTCAACCTGAAGAGAGTATTACCTTAAGTTTAATAAATAAAGTACCAGAATTAAGTGAGAACATGAGACTAGAAGAAGTTGATTTAGAGTTGATTTCACCTTCATCTACAAAAAGAAAAAATGAAGCATATGAAAGATTATTACTTGATGTTGTAAGATCAAATCCAACACTATTTATGAGATTAGACGAAGTTGAAAGTGCTTGGAAATGGGTTGATAGTATTTTAGAAGCCTGGGAAGATAATATTGTTCCTATGAAAAAATATGCTGCAGGTACAAATGGACCAAGTGCAGGTGTCCAACTTATTGCAAAAGATGGTAGGGATTGGCATGAAGATTAA
- the pgi gene encoding glucose-6-phosphate isomerase: MNEQRDILFARLKQIRSQLKNMSINDLFTLNPKRFEEFSTSLDDMILDYSKVHVNNDVMTTLFKLAKACDVEEKRDAMYRGDKINITENRAVLHIALRNKPNKPIYVDNRDIMQDVQEGLEKMQKFANGIRDGKIVSSSGEAFTDIVNIGIGGSHLGPAMVTQSLKPFHDGPNVHFVSNIDSSHITDTLSNLDPSKTLILIASKTFTTIETMTNAKTAMKWMSNAIGEENAGKHFAAISTALEKTKDFGISEDRVFGYWDWVGGRYSIWSSIGLGVMIAIGTDNFSQFLDGAYEMDEHFKNTPIEQNMPVILGLIGIWHRNICEYPTRAILPYDQRLSSFPSYIQQLDMESNGKSISSSGESLYEKTGAIVWGDAGTNSQHSFFQLLHQGSQIVPCEFMLGVNKSENDMKEHNDLLIANCLAQSQALMAGRRIDEVIRVLEKRGVPHEESIRLAPHRQFNGNRPSSTLLYKKLDPKTLGKIIALYEHRVFVEGIIWGVDSFDQWGVELGKELATEMLTHVQETHKKKKEYTHKDMDSSSAGLLNAISAWQE, translated from the coding sequence ATGAACGAACAAAGAGATATTCTTTTTGCTAGATTAAAGCAAATTAGAAGCCAGCTTAAAAATATGTCAATTAATGACTTATTTACTCTAAATCCAAAGCGTTTTGAGGAGTTTTCAACTTCACTAGATGATATGATTTTAGATTATTCAAAAGTTCATGTAAATAATGATGTTATGACAACATTATTTAAACTAGCAAAAGCTTGTGATGTTGAAGAAAAAAGAGATGCAATGTATCGTGGTGATAAAATCAATATCACTGAAAATAGAGCCGTTTTACATATAGCACTTAGAAATAAACCAAATAAACCTATATATGTTGACAATAGAGATATTATGCAAGATGTTCAAGAAGGTTTAGAAAAAATGCAAAAATTTGCAAATGGAATCAGAGATGGTAAAATTGTTTCATCAAGTGGTGAAGCTTTTACAGATATTGTAAATATAGGAATTGGAGGTTCACATCTTGGCCCTGCTATGGTTACACAATCATTAAAACCTTTTCATGATGGTCCTAATGTTCATTTTGTATCTAATATTGATTCATCTCATATTACAGATACTTTAAGTAATCTTGACCCTTCAAAAACATTAATACTAATAGCATCTAAAACGTTTACAACTATTGAGACAATGACAAATGCAAAAACAGCAATGAAATGGATGTCAAATGCAATTGGTGAAGAAAATGCAGGAAAACATTTTGCTGCAATTTCAACAGCATTAGAAAAAACTAAAGATTTCGGTATTAGTGAAGACAGAGTTTTTGGATATTGGGATTGGGTTGGTGGAAGATACTCAATTTGGAGTTCAATTGGATTAGGTGTAATGATAGCAATTGGAACTGATAATTTTTCACAGTTTTTAGATGGTGCTTATGAAATGGATGAGCATTTTAAAAATACACCAATTGAGCAAAATATGCCAGTAATACTTGGACTTATTGGAATTTGGCATAGAAATATATGTGAATATCCAACACGTGCAATTTTACCGTATGATCAAAGATTAAGTTCTTTTCCTTCATATATTCAACAACTTGATATGGAAAGTAATGGAAAAAGTATTTCTTCAAGTGGTGAGAGCTTATATGAAAAAACAGGTGCAATTGTTTGGGGTGATGCTGGTACAAATTCACAGCATTCATTCTTTCAATTATTACACCAAGGTTCACAAATAGTTCCTTGTGAGTTTATGTTAGGTGTAAATAAATCAGAAAATGATATGAAAGAGCATAATGATTTATTAATTGCAAACTGTTTAGCACAAAGTCAAGCACTTATGGCAGGGCGAAGAATTGATGAAGTAATTCGGGTATTAGAAAAAAGAGGAGTTCCACATGAAGAATCAATTAGATTAGCTCCTCATAGACAATTTAATGGTAATCGTCCTTCATCAACTCTTTTATATAAAAAACTTGACCCTAAAACCTTAGGAAAAATCATAGCTTTATACGAGCATAGAGTTTTCGTAGAAGGTATTATTTGGGGTGTTGACTCATTTGATCAATGGGGAGTTGAACTTGGAAAAGAGTTAGCAACAGAGATGTTAACACATGTTCAAGAGACACATAAAAAGAAAAAAGAGTATACGCACAAAGATATGGACTCATCAAGTGCTGGATTATTAAACGCAATTAGTGCCTGGCAAGAATAG
- the pgl gene encoding 6-phosphogluconolactonase, with translation MKINSQNNNENFFSEQKELIESLSLKIITNLQNAILQKGNASLIVSGGSTPKPLFEELSSFDIPWEKVKIALVDERWIPSSSDDSNEKLVKNTLLQNFAKKAQFIPMYQEDMTIEDSQKTCSDIYQNELFPFDVIVLGMGADGHTASIFPNNIKLEEAFETNESLCVFMTPSNAPYDRMSLTKNAILSANNIYLHFEGEQKQEIYKQVLEGIDKKQMPIASILNQDKKIIEVYYK, from the coding sequence ATGAAGATTAATAGTCAAAATAATAATGAGAATTTTTTTTCAGAACAAAAAGAGTTAATTGAGTCTTTAAGTCTAAAGATAATTACAAATTTACAAAATGCAATATTACAAAAAGGAAATGCTTCATTAATTGTTTCAGGTGGTAGTACACCAAAGCCATTATTTGAAGAACTTAGCTCTTTTGATATTCCTTGGGAAAAAGTAAAAATTGCACTTGTAGATGAAAGATGGATTCCATCTTCTAGTGATGATTCAAATGAAAAGTTAGTTAAAAATACACTTTTACAAAACTTTGCTAAAAAAGCACAATTTATTCCAATGTATCAAGAAGATATGACAATTGAAGATTCACAAAAAACTTGTTCAGACATTTATCAAAATGAATTGTTTCCTTTTGATGTAATAGTATTAGGAATGGGAGCTGATGGACATACGGCTTCTATTTTTCCTAATAATATTAAACTCGAAGAAGCTTTTGAAACAAATGAGAGCTTATGTGTCTTTATGACACCAAGCAATGCACCTTATGACAGAATGAGTTTAACAAAAAATGCAATATTATCTGCAAATAATATTTATTTACATTTTGAAGGTGAACAAAAACAAGAAATCTATAAGCAAGTTCTTGAAGGTATTGATAAGAAACAAATGCCAATAGCTTCAATTTTAAATCAAGATAAAAAAATAATAGAGGTATATTACAAATGA
- the eda gene encoding bifunctional 4-hydroxy-2-oxoglutarate aldolase/2-dehydro-3-deoxy-phosphogluconate aldolase — protein sequence MKINAKEVLSISPIVPVIAIDNIEDALPLAKALQDGGINIMEITLRTATGLKAIELISKQMPSMNVGAGTVCNKKDLEDSISHGAAFVFSPGISEELIQAAKQNDIALIPGVCTASEVMLAQNNDINACKLFPAVQVGGVNLLKAFLGPFAKMSFCPTGGVSLDNMNEFLDLKNVLCVGGSWLVPKKLLDEKNFDEITRIAKSSLEKINKA from the coding sequence ATGAAAATAAACGCAAAAGAAGTACTTAGCATTAGCCCAATAGTACCAGTAATAGCAATAGATAATATTGAAGATGCATTACCACTTGCAAAAGCATTGCAAGATGGTGGAATTAATATAATGGAAATTACTTTAAGAACAGCAACAGGTCTTAAAGCAATAGAACTTATATCAAAGCAAATGCCTTCTATGAATGTAGGAGCAGGAACTGTATGTAATAAAAAAGATTTAGAAGACTCTATTTCTCATGGAGCAGCTTTTGTATTCTCTCCAGGAATAAGTGAAGAGTTAATACAAGCTGCAAAACAAAATGATATCGCTCTAATTCCAGGAGTTTGTACAGCATCAGAAGTAATGCTAGCACAAAATAATGATATAAACGCATGTAAACTATTTCCAGCAGTACAAGTTGGAGGAGTAAACTTACTTAAAGCCTTTTTGGGACCTTTTGCAAAAATGAGTTTTTGTCCAACAGGTGGAGTAAGTCTAGATAATATGAATGAGTTTTTAGATTTAAAAAATGTACTTTGTGTAGGTGGTTCATGGTTAGTTCCAAAAAAACTACTTGATGAAAAGAACTTTGATGAGATTACAAGAATTGCTAAAAGTTCATTAGAAAAAATCAATAAGGCTTAA
- the edd gene encoding phosphogluconate dehydratase: protein MNEIILEVTNNIIERSKTSREIYLNRVKEASNKGVNRSKVGCSNLAHTIAPMNEQEKELMSDKVTPNIAIVTAYNDMLSAHEPFSVYPSLIKRTLLNEGATAQVASGVPAMCDGVTQGYEGMELSLFSRDNIAMGTAIGLSHNVYDGAIYLGVCDKIVPGLLIGALSFGHLPAIFMPAGPMPSGISNKEKALVRQEFAQGKVDEKALFKVEAASYHSSGTCTFYGTANSNQMLLEMMGLQLPNSSFVNANTQLRDELTQEASKTLLNLTEYKNNFTPIADIIDERSFVNAIVGLMATGGSTNHTIHLIAMARAAGIIINWDDFNMISSVTPLLCRLYPNGSADVNHFRDAGGMSVVISELINAGLVHEDVNTIVGRGLKNYIVEPTLKENKLVFNKGAIISRDKDIVSSVEAPFSNEGGITLLKGNIGRSIIKTSALKDEHLYIKAPAMVFSTQDELKNAFKEGLLNKDFVAVVKFQGPKSNGMPELHGLLPSLGVLQDKGFKVAIVTDGRMSGASGKVPSAIHLVNEAAKGGAIALIEDGDMICLDVKKGTLNIEIPAEEKIRRTIKKVDLSANHYNYGRNLFSSVRDNISSAEEGATIFDIIGKERN from the coding sequence ATGAATGAAATAATACTAGAAGTTACAAATAATATCATAGAAAGATCAAAGACAAGTAGAGAGATTTACTTAAATAGAGTTAAAGAAGCTAGTAATAAAGGTGTTAATAGATCAAAAGTTGGATGTAGTAATCTTGCACATACAATTGCACCAATGAATGAACAAGAAAAAGAATTAATGTCAGATAAAGTTACTCCAAATATTGCAATTGTAACTGCTTATAATGATATGCTATCAGCTCATGAACCTTTTAGTGTTTATCCATCATTAATTAAAAGAACACTTTTAAATGAAGGTGCAACAGCACAAGTTGCATCTGGAGTTCCTGCTATGTGTGATGGTGTTACTCAAGGTTATGAAGGAATGGAATTAAGTCTATTCTCAAGAGATAATATTGCAATGGGAACTGCTATTGGACTTTCTCATAATGTTTATGATGGAGCTATTTATTTAGGAGTTTGTGACAAAATTGTTCCAGGACTTTTAATAGGTGCATTATCTTTTGGACATTTGCCTGCTATTTTTATGCCAGCAGGTCCTATGCCTTCTGGTATTTCAAATAAAGAAAAAGCATTAGTACGTCAAGAATTTGCTCAAGGAAAAGTTGATGAAAAAGCATTATTTAAAGTAGAAGCAGCTTCATATCATAGTAGTGGTACTTGTACTTTCTATGGAACTGCCAATTCAAATCAAATGCTTTTAGAAATGATGGGATTACAACTTCCTAATTCTTCTTTTGTAAATGCAAATACGCAGTTAAGAGATGAATTAACACAAGAAGCTTCAAAAACATTATTGAATTTAACAGAGTATAAAAATAATTTCACACCAATAGCAGATATTATTGACGAAAGAAGTTTTGTTAATGCAATTGTAGGACTTATGGCAACTGGTGGTTCTACTAATCATACAATTCATTTAATTGCAATGGCAAGAGCTGCTGGAATTATTATAAATTGGGATGATTTTAATATGATTTCATCTGTAACACCACTATTATGTAGACTATACCCAAATGGAAGTGCTGATGTTAATCACTTCAGAGATGCAGGTGGTATGAGTGTTGTAATTAGTGAGCTAATAAATGCAGGTTTAGTACATGAAGATGTAAATACAATTGTAGGTCGTGGTTTAAAAAATTATATAGTTGAGCCTACTTTAAAAGAGAATAAATTAGTATTTAATAAAGGTGCCATAATATCAAGAGATAAAGATATTGTTTCAAGCGTTGAAGCTCCTTTTTCAAATGAGGGTGGTATTACTCTTTTAAAAGGAAATATAGGAAGAAGTATTATTAAAACTTCTGCTTTAAAAGATGAGCATTTATATATTAAAGCTCCTGCAATGGTTTTCTCAACTCAAGATGAGTTAAAAAATGCCTTTAAAGAAGGTTTATTAAATAAAGATTTTGTAGCAGTTGTTAAATTTCAAGGACCGAAATCAAACGGAATGCCTGAACTTCACGGTTTATTACCTTCTCTTGGTGTTTTACAAGATAAAGGGTTTAAAGTTGCAATTGTAACAGATGGAAGAATGTCAGGAGCTTCTGGAAAAGTACCATCTGCAATTCATTTAGTTAATGAAGCTGCAAAAGGTGGAGCTATTGCACTTATAGAAGATGGAGATATGATTTGTTTAGATGTTAAAAAAGGAACATTAAATATTGAAATCCCAGCAGAAGAAAAGATTAGAAGAACTATTAAAAAAGTAGACTTATCAGCTAATCATTATAACTATGGAAGAAATTTATTCTCTAGTGTTAGAGACAATATTAGTAGTGCAGAAGAGGGTGCTACTATCTTTGATATTATTGGAAAAGAGAGAAATTAA